TGCCAGCATCAATAATCCAGGTATGCCCATTCGCGACCTCTTACAGGATGAACCTTATGATGCTCCTCAGAAACCATTTGGTGGCGCAGAAGATTTCATCTTTAGTCCCGACAGTAAAACTATCCTATACGTTTGTAAAAAGAAAGTAGGTAAAGCCTATGCCCTAAGCACCAACACGGATATCTATGCTTATCATATAGAAGATGCAAAAACGACTAACATTACCGAAGGTATGATGGGCTATGATGTGGCTCCTGCTTTTAGCAAAGATGGTAAAAAGCTTGCCTGGTTAAGCATGAGACGCGATGGTTATGAATCAGATAAGAATGACATCGTGGTAATGGATTGGGCTAGCAAAGTTAAAATGAACGTTACTGCTGCATGGGACGAAACTGTTGATGGCGGCTTCTCATGGAGTACCAACAGCGACCATATTTTCTTTAATGCTGCAATTAAAGGAACAAAACAATTGTTTTCGCTGAAGGTTCCGGTAAACCTTATGGTTCGTATGTTGCCTCCGGTTACACAAATTACTAAAGGTACTTTTGACATTACAGGTATTCCTGCACAATATAGAAATCAGTTAATCGTATCTCGTACAGATATGAATCATGCCACAGAATTATTCAATATCGATTTGAAGACTGCTAGTATGAAAGCCATTACGCATGCAAATGATGCGAACTATGCGAATATTGCCATGAGTGATACTAAACTGCGCATGGTGAAAACGACTGATGGCAAAGAAATGGGTGTATGGGTAGTGTATCCACCAAACTTCGATCCTACTAAAAAATATCCGACATTATTGTATTGCCAAGGTGGCCCAGAATCTGCTTTAACCCAGTTTTATAGTGTGCGCTGGAATTTTCAATTGATGGCTGCAAATGGTTATATTGTTGTTGCGCCCAATCGCCGTGGTATGCCAGGATGGGGCGTTGAATGGAATGAAGCTATCGCGAAAGATTGGGGTGGACAACCCATGCAAGATTACCTTTCGGCTATTGATGACGTATCAAAAGAAAGCTATGTTGACAAAGACAGATTGGGTTGTGTAGGCGCAAGTTATGGTGGCTATAGCGTATATATGTTGGCTGGTATCCACAATAATCGTTTCAAAACCTTTATTGCCCATGATGGTTTGTTTGATATGAAAAGCTGGTACGGTACAACCGAAGAATTATGGTTTGCTAATTTTGATTTAGGTGGTAATTATTGGAGCAATCCTGTGCCTAAAAGCTATACCGAATTCAACCCTTCTAATTATATCAGTAAATGGAATACACCAATAATGGTTATTCAGGGTGGTATAGATTTTCGTGTTCCTATTGAGCAAGGATTGGAAGCTTTTCAAGCTGCACAATTGAAAGGCATCAAAAGTAAATTATTATATCTGCCAAATGAGAATCACTGGGTATTACATGCACACAATGGACTGGTATGGCAAAGAGAATTTTTTAGTTGGCTGAAAGAAACCTTGTAGGGTTTATTATTATTTACCCAGCCCCATTTGAGTCATATAGGTTTGATTGTCCCAAAAAAGGGATTCTTCTACCATGAGACCGTTTTTCCAATGGCCCACGGTGCACATGGGTATCGAAAAGGATTTACCTGTTGGCTGAATAAATTTACCGCCACCGATGGGCATGGGTTTGGTAAAGGTGCCGGTCATCACCCCTGTCACACAGGTCCATTCGCCACTACCAAATCTGATCGGATGTATTTTTATATTGGTATTGGGTGCATAAACGAACATAGCTTTCATATCTTCAATATGCCTTTCCAGACCAGTAGTATGATGACCGTCCGGCCAGTTAACAATAATGTCCTTTGAATGTGTTTCATGGAACCTGACCCACTGCTGCTGGCTAAAAACAACAAAATCTAGAGTATCGAATTTCACAAGATGTTTGTTGACCGAATCGTTACCGGCAGTTAAATCCTTGATCTGCTTGCGAAGCGAATCAATAGTGCTTACACTAGCCAATGTGTTTCCGCTGTTGCTGCAACTGTCTAAAATAAATAAGATTGTTAAGGCTGTTAATGTAATAACAATTAATGATCTTGTTTTCATTGTATATAATTTAAGATTAACAATTATGATAATCCATTACACTTGCAATCATCATTTCATGACGAAGGGCATAATTAGCACAAGAACAATTGTGTAAACTGATTGTTTTTAAATTTAAAAAAGAAAATTTTATATGTAGAAAGGGCTATAACATTTTAGTTATTGCTTAATCTTTGCCTACCCACCCTATAAGTGTAAAGTTATTTCTACTCTGTTTTGTAAGTTCTCAGGTAAATTGATAAAAATTACCGGTGTAAATTTATTATCTTCTTTCTAATTTAACTAAACCTTGTCTTGTAGCTAAATACAAATTTCCCTCTTTGTCGAATGTCATTGATGAAATATATGATGTTGATA
This is a stretch of genomic DNA from Candidatus Pedobacter colombiensis. It encodes these proteins:
- a CDS encoding S9 family peptidase, translated to MKKISLLLLLMVPIIMFGQGKNVMTPELLWSLGKVATLGSSPDGKTLFYKIGKTDLITEKTSNEYFLLNLDNSQQTKTDLLGDKTFVQWDKNGIYATKGAELFLSADNGKTWKTVSAQLQDAENVVVSPDGLWVAFSKTISFSKILGKEIYNDVPNSTAQVYTDLNIRHWDTWNEGKVSHVFIASINNPGMPIRDLLQDEPYDAPQKPFGGAEDFIFSPDSKTILYVCKKKVGKAYALSTNTDIYAYHIEDAKTTNITEGMMGYDVAPAFSKDGKKLAWLSMRRDGYESDKNDIVVMDWASKVKMNVTAAWDETVDGGFSWSTNSDHIFFNAAIKGTKQLFSLKVPVNLMVRMLPPVTQITKGTFDITGIPAQYRNQLIVSRTDMNHATELFNIDLKTASMKAITHANDANYANIAMSDTKLRMVKTTDGKEMGVWVVYPPNFDPTKKYPTLLYCQGGPESALTQFYSVRWNFQLMAANGYIVVAPNRRGMPGWGVEWNEAIAKDWGGQPMQDYLSAIDDVSKESYVDKDRLGCVGASYGGYSVYMLAGIHNNRFKTFIAHDGLFDMKSWYGTTEELWFANFDLGGNYWSNPVPKSYTEFNPSNYISKWNTPIMVIQGGIDFRVPIEQGLEAFQAAQLKGIKSKLLYLPNENHWVLHAHNGLVWQREFFSWLKETL
- a CDS encoding ester cyclase is translated as MKTRSLIVITLTALTILFILDSCSNSGNTLASVSTIDSLRKQIKDLTAGNDSVNKHLVKFDTLDFVVFSQQQWVRFHETHSKDIIVNWPDGHHTTGLERHIEDMKAMFVYAPNTNIKIHPIRFGSGEWTCVTGVMTGTFTKPMPIGGGKFIQPTGKSFSIPMCTVGHWKNGLMVEESLFWDNQTYMTQMGLGK